TAATTCATGATAATATTGCTGCAAAGGTCATCGGACAGCTTATCGAACAGATGCTTTACTAAAATAAGTACGCGATGTACGaagcaataatttttgtaaatgttggtgaaattttactaaACTGGTTGATCGTGAGACGGGGAATATTTTAGTGACATTAACAGTCCACGATGGTGATAAACTGTAAGATTTAAGGCCTAGACCAGTCAAGGGGTCGAAcctaaaaattgtaaattgctTTTCTGGGAATTCATCTAACTCGATTTTACTTCGTATCGCTtgaagaaataacaaaaattatgaGTTTCGCCAAAACAATTTCTAGCGTTTTCTGCATTGCGAACttataaaatggaaatttttatatttgaaattaaataagcATATTGAGAGCTTTTTACATGTTTCGAAAGATATCGTGAACAGTACAGAGTAAAAATCGAGGTGATATTTTAGTTAAATGTTACAACTGTCGATATACTCGAAGCTTCTGAATCATTTGCATAATTTATGATAATTAAACCATTCAGCTGCTGTTAATTATAGCCGGACATGGATTAAGGGTTATCGGAATCTGATAGCAAGTCTTTATGATCATATAAgtggagaatgaaaaaatataaaatcattataagaaTTATAAGTATCAAATTGACTGAGACGAtactcgaaatgaaaattaatttttttataatatacaataagcTTGTACCATTTATGTTGTAGTAACCATATATCTATGActtattctattttatataGATTACGTATCACAATAAGTGCCACAACTTATACTGACAGCAGTGTAatacataattaaaaaatcattcaagATAATCATTGGAAATTTATAATGATATCTGTAATCATCATTAAACAGTACACCTGTGCTTGAATTTGTTCAAACTCATAATTATTTAAGATCAGTACTCGGTGTTGTTTTATATTGATACAGAAAGAAttagattttttaataaagtACCCACAAAATATTCCAGCGAACAGGATAATGAATTGTTTATGTAGTGCCGAGATTAACTCTGTCCCGCCAAATGATATAAGAATGTTTGTAGAGAGCGATGTctagtacaaaaaaatattattttaattcattaatGGGTATTTATCCtcgttataatttaatttggGATAGTCTGGAACCTGACCGTCAGCATTTCCGGAAGATACTCAAATTCCAATAGATCTACCCTATTTTCTCCAGTTACTAAGATCGACGCAGGGACGTACAGAGTCATCTGCGGGCCTGCTGCAGGCCAGTATCTGCCAATATTATAGCCGTTTATAAAAGCAACGCCTTTTCCCCATCCTGTAGTATCCAAAAAAGTATCCAACGGTGTGCCAATAATGGTAAATAGTCCATAAAGAAATTGCGGAAGACGGTCCAGATTTTCACCCGTACTACTTGCCCCGAAATTGAAGTCATATTTCATTTCCGGTAGTCGGAAGCCTGTTGCGTTCCAATTAGTCAAGGTTTGACCATTCAACGTAACACCGCCAACACCCTGCGTGAAAATCATTCGCAATCAGATAAGAAATTGTGCGATCACTCAGACCACCTTGAAGTTATAAGCCATACCTTGAAATCGTGAATCTCACTTCCAAAATTCACGTGGCCCTGATTTTCCACGAATATTCCCAAGCGTCGCGTGTATGGCTGAGACAACGAGACAGTCTTGAGTCCGTGAGTCCGACTCAGCGTTCCGACGAATACATCATCTTCGTAAACCAACGCCCTGTCGTGTATAAAGCTAACATCCAGAACGCCAGGGTCGGTGCGATTTTCAGGAAGATCCGTTTCGTACAGAACCAAGGCAAGCGGTTCATCGAACGATTCGAAAGTCGGCGGTGTGAATTGATTCGCTTTTAAAATTCCGAGGATGGCCCGCACGTAAGGATGAAACAGTGGCAGCACTCGTTCCAATACAACGGAACCGTAATCTCCTTTTGACGACTGAATAGGCAACGTTATGTTCGGGATCGGCAGATACTACGGATCATAATTTTTTGGGTTATACTGTGGTGGTTCGTTTCGGATTAATTTGGATTTCCAGAGTACATTCAATGGCGTCGTGCTCCGATTAGAACACGTTATTGAACAGGGTCTCCTTACGAATAAATGACCAACAACTGTTACCTTTGCGATGACAGTTTTGATTTCGTAGTATTTCAGCGTCAGATCACCGGCTTCGGTAATGGGTGCGTCATAGTCGTATGAAGTTATCTGAGGCTCGTATTGAGGTCCCGTATTTGCGCCTGTTCGTAAGATGACCAAGGATTAGCCACATCGTGCTGATTTGAAAACCCAGGATTTGAATAAAGACTTTGGTCTTACCGGACGTAAATCCGAAGTTCGTACCACCGTAGAACATGTATAGATTGACAGAAGCGCCCATGGCCAAcatttcgtcaattttttttaccacgatgCTGCTGTCTACCTTCGCGTAGGGTTCACCCCAGTGTGTCAGCCATCC
The Neodiprion fabricii isolate iyNeoFabr1 chromosome 1, iyNeoFabr1.1, whole genome shotgun sequence DNA segment above includes these coding regions:
- the LOC124181944 gene encoding beta-galactosidase isoform X1, with the protein product MDLVTRTHLALALAATVVGLTTINLINVTKPSFTVDYIGNQFFLDGKPFRYVSGSFHYFRAPRVYWRDRLRKMRAAGLNAVSTYVEWSLHQPKPNKWKWYGEADLEYFLTLAQEEDLFVLLRPGPYICAERDLGGFPTWLLGLVPDIQLRTSDTRYMRYVRTYINEVMKRVRPFLRGNGGPVIMVQVENEYGSYQACDIKYMTELRDLFQSQIGSDALLYTTDGDTNRMLRCGMIPEVFGTVDFGTEANVTRSFETLRLFRPKGPLVNSEFYPGWLTHWGEPYAKVDSSIVVKKIDEMLAMGASVNLYMFYGGTNFGFTSGANTGPQYEPQITSYDYDAPITEAGDLTLKYYEIKTVIAKYLPIPNITLPIQSSKGDYGSVVLERVLPLFHPYVRAILGILKANQFTPPTFESFDEPLALVLYETDLPENRTDPGVLDVSFIHDRALVYEDDVFVGTLSRTHGLKTVSLSQPYTRRLGIFVENQGHVNFGSEIHDFKGVGGVTLNGQTLTNWNATGFRLPEMKYDFNFGASSTGENLDRLPQFLYGLFTIIGTPLDTFLDTTGWGKGVAFINGYNIGRYWPAAGPQMTLYVPASILVTGENRVDLLEFEYLPEMLTVRFQTIPN